In Devosia sp. 1566, a single genomic region encodes these proteins:
- a CDS encoding helix-turn-helix transcriptional regulator, with the protein MTAKFVAADSAERRPLSAGMDGAGDAMSLSNSDAEELSALLDTVYDAAIERATWIEALQQACRFLRCSAGAVLSADLLGTFGLSVHWGYGPGCWESYRDRYFHLDPLNSWVFRSRIGGVFIGSHSVLWPEVLASTYYREWVAPQGFIDLIGATLDKSASGVAALTCIRRHEDGLADDSCAWRMRLILPHFRRALLISKLLDQHDLRPDAFVEAMDALSTSVFFLNAAGELVHSNQSGREILAAGQPLGLIGKSLAATHQPSQIELRRALNAVLNSKLESSVERVALSISGANGEPYATHLLPLTSGARRQVGMSTAAVAAVFVRETSIDVGSAISAATKLYKFTPAECRVLAEIVDHGGLEHIATRLGVTRRTVQTHLEHLFEKTGSKRQADLVKLVAGHQSPLHHSN; encoded by the coding sequence ATGACTGCCAAATTTGTAGCTGCGGATTCGGCTGAGAGACGTCCGCTGTCGGCCGGAATGGACGGCGCCGGCGATGCGATGTCGCTGTCCAACTCCGATGCCGAAGAACTCTCGGCACTTCTTGATACAGTCTATGATGCCGCCATCGAGCGGGCAACATGGATAGAAGCGCTGCAGCAGGCGTGCCGGTTTCTTCGATGCTCTGCTGGGGCGGTGCTGAGCGCCGATCTGCTCGGAACCTTTGGTCTGAGTGTTCACTGGGGGTATGGTCCTGGGTGCTGGGAAAGCTACAGGGACCGCTATTTCCATCTGGACCCACTAAACAGTTGGGTCTTTCGGTCCAGGATCGGTGGTGTCTTCATTGGTTCCCACTCCGTCTTGTGGCCGGAGGTACTCGCATCGACCTACTACCGAGAGTGGGTGGCGCCGCAGGGCTTTATCGATCTGATTGGTGCTACGTTAGACAAATCCGCCTCTGGAGTTGCGGCTCTGACATGCATTCGCCGGCACGAAGATGGGCTTGCGGACGATAGCTGTGCGTGGCGGATGAGGCTCATCCTTCCACACTTTCGCCGCGCTCTATTGATCAGCAAACTGCTTGATCAGCACGATCTTCGGCCCGACGCCTTTGTGGAAGCCATGGATGCGTTGTCTACCAGCGTGTTCTTCCTCAATGCGGCAGGTGAGCTGGTTCATTCCAACCAGAGTGGTCGCGAGATTCTGGCTGCCGGGCAGCCGCTGGGCCTTATTGGAAAGAGCTTGGCAGCAACTCATCAGCCTTCCCAGATCGAACTGCGGCGTGCGCTCAACGCTGTTCTGAATTCCAAGCTGGAAAGCAGCGTTGAGCGGGTTGCCTTATCTATTTCGGGCGCGAACGGCGAGCCATACGCTACGCACCTGCTTCCTCTCACGTCTGGCGCCCGTCGACAGGTTGGCATGAGTACCGCCGCGGTAGCCGCTGTCTTCGTTCGGGAGACAAGCATCGATGTAGGATCGGCAATATCGGCAGCCACCAAGCTCTATAAATTCACCCCGGCAGAGTGCCGCGTGCTGGCCGAGATTGTTGATCATGGTGGGCTGGAGCATATCGCTACAAGGCTGGGTGTCACCCGCCGCACGGTGCAAACGCATCTGGAACATTTGTTCGAGAAAACGGGCAGCAAGCGACAGGCCGACTTGGTCAAGCTGGTTGCAGGGCACCAAAGCCCCTTGCACCATAGCAACTAA
- a CDS encoding glycoside hydrolase family 43 protein, with protein sequence MTLKLSLTASVMVLGLTAPVSSYPLGINGADPSVIQTEDGFVSVESRAGRTLLVRSAPSLAALAEAKPVRIWSDRERLGEVWAPEMVFRGGQYEVHFAAGIGSDHRMFVIRSSDPLAGYSHAVEIALPEDRWSIDGLPFTYEGTNYYVWSGWQGDTDVQQDIFLAPMSERGQVQSPRATISSPDRAYENIAGDTPSINEGPQPIIDPAGQLHIVYSANGSWGADYCISDLRLKAHGDPLDPHSWEEPAGCLFGANPETLAENGTLAREAKGVGHHTFVLPHGSPLGATNASAAVAFLYHGVPAMKTPDNFWAAREWFVGTFRWVPNVSYGADPGWSLSFSERSQ encoded by the coding sequence ATGACACTCAAGCTATCCCTAACGGCATCGGTCATGGTGTTGGGCCTTACCGCACCCGTATCTTCATATCCCTTGGGCATCAATGGCGCCGACCCCAGCGTCATTCAGACCGAAGACGGTTTCGTCTCGGTCGAGTCGCGCGCTGGCCGCACCTTGCTGGTGCGCAGCGCGCCCAGTCTTGCCGCACTCGCGGAAGCCAAACCAGTGCGCATCTGGAGCGATCGTGAACGCCTCGGTGAAGTCTGGGCTCCCGAAATGGTCTTCCGGGGCGGCCAATACGAAGTGCACTTCGCCGCCGGGATCGGCAGCGACCATCGCATGTTTGTCATCCGATCTAGCGACCCCCTCGCTGGCTACAGCCATGCGGTCGAGATCGCGCTCCCGGAGGATAGATGGTCGATTGACGGCCTGCCGTTCACCTATGAGGGCACCAATTACTACGTCTGGTCGGGCTGGCAAGGTGACACCGATGTGCAGCAAGACATCTTTCTGGCGCCGATGAGTGAACGGGGCCAAGTGCAATCCCCTCGAGCAACGATCTCCTCACCAGATCGAGCTTACGAGAACATTGCCGGCGACACTCCCTCGATCAACGAAGGCCCACAACCCATCATTGATCCGGCGGGTCAGCTGCACATCGTCTATTCGGCCAACGGCTCTTGGGGAGCCGATTACTGTATTTCCGATCTGCGCCTCAAGGCCCACGGCGACCCACTTGACCCCCACAGTTGGGAAGAGCCCGCCGGGTGCCTGTTCGGCGCAAACCCGGAGACCCTCGCCGAAAACGGAACCCTGGCCAGAGAAGCAAAGGGCGTCGGTCACCACACCTTTGTCCTGCCCCATGGCAGCCCTTTGGGGGCCACCAACGCAAGTGCCGCTGTCGCATTCCTCTACCACGGCGTCCCCGCGATGAAGACCCCGGACAACTTCTGGGCCGCCCGCGAATGGTTCGTCGGCACCTTCCGCTGGGTACCCAACGTCTCCTACGGTGCCGACCCCGGTTGGAGCCTCAGCTTCTCCGAACGGTCCCAGTAA
- a CDS encoding helix-turn-helix transcriptional regulator, protein MIDKIYEAAFVPELWSEVLGEIASVSGAHSGALLLIDKSLPPLFAATPNIVDTVAEFASSPLWYDNRPVQRLRNLNHAGFLERTPFLYDDERNGDPHLIKIGADWQVGSVVDMPDGEMALFTFERRSGLADFSAEEIALLDSFRPHLARASFLATRLKLERAQTNVIGMNALGIPASVVTSSGVVLASNALFEELGDVLRAAAFGRLVAKDRQTDRLLQAALPGPFDHVHPEVRSFPMRRQHTGSALVIHVIPLQRSASDIFDSGAAMVAVTGYSVTGNVPSNAVLRGLFDLSAAEAGVATDLSSGLTLNEVASQRRVSLSTVRTHLAQIFRKTGTNQQGQLIALLKGVSGYPSSSAD, encoded by the coding sequence GTGATCGATAAAATCTACGAGGCGGCCTTCGTGCCCGAACTGTGGTCCGAGGTATTAGGCGAAATTGCCAGTGTCAGCGGTGCCCATTCAGGCGCGCTGTTGCTGATCGATAAAAGCCTGCCACCACTGTTCGCGGCGACGCCCAACATTGTGGATACTGTGGCAGAGTTCGCCTCTAGCCCGCTCTGGTACGACAACCGTCCCGTACAACGTCTGCGCAACCTTAATCATGCCGGCTTCCTTGAGCGTACCCCTTTTTTGTACGATGACGAACGCAATGGCGACCCCCATTTGATCAAGATTGGCGCTGACTGGCAGGTTGGAAGCGTGGTCGACATGCCCGACGGCGAAATGGCGCTGTTTACCTTCGAGCGCCGCAGCGGCTTGGCTGACTTCAGTGCGGAAGAAATCGCTCTACTTGACAGCTTCCGCCCCCACCTGGCACGGGCGAGCTTCCTGGCGACGCGGCTGAAGCTCGAGCGAGCTCAGACCAATGTCATAGGCATGAACGCTCTAGGCATTCCGGCCAGCGTGGTTACGTCTTCGGGCGTCGTCCTGGCGTCCAATGCGCTGTTTGAGGAGCTTGGCGATGTGTTGCGAGCCGCCGCGTTCGGCCGCCTCGTTGCTAAGGACCGCCAGACCGACCGATTGCTGCAAGCAGCCCTGCCTGGCCCGTTTGATCACGTCCATCCAGAGGTGCGGTCGTTCCCAATGAGGCGCCAGCACACGGGGTCAGCACTGGTGATCCATGTCATTCCCCTGCAACGCTCGGCCAGCGACATATTCGATAGCGGCGCGGCAATGGTTGCAGTCACGGGGTATTCAGTGACAGGCAATGTGCCGTCCAACGCGGTCCTGCGAGGGCTATTTGATCTGTCGGCCGCCGAAGCTGGTGTGGCAACCGACTTGTCATCGGGGCTGACGCTCAACGAAGTCGCATCTCAGCGCCGTGTTTCACTTTCGACCGTGCGCACTCATCTGGCGCAGATCTTTAGAAAGACCGGGACCAATCAGCAGGGGCAACTGATCGCCTTGCTCAAGGGCGTTAGTGGCTATCCAAGCAGTTCAGCAGACTGA
- a CDS encoding helix-turn-helix transcriptional regulator produces MIDKIYEAAFVPELWSKVLGEIASVSGAHSGALLLIDKKLPPLFAATPNIVDTVAEFASNPLWYDNRPAQRLRSLNHAGFLERAHFWHDDERNGDNPHHTNMIKIGADWQVGSVVDMPDGEMALFTFERRSGLADFSAEEIALLDSFRPHLARASFLATRLKLERAQTNVIGMNALGIPASVVTSSGVVLASNALFEELGDVLRPAAFGRLVAKDRQTDRLLQAALPGPFDHVHPEVRSFPMRRQHTGSALVIHVIPLQRSASDIFDSGAAMVAVTGYSVTGNVPSNSVLRGLFDLSAAEAGVATDLSSGLTLNEVASQRRVSLSTVRTHLAQIFRKTGTNQQGQLIALLKGVSGYPSSSAD; encoded by the coding sequence GTGATCGATAAAATCTACGAAGCGGCCTTCGTGCCCGAACTGTGGTCCAAGGTGTTAGGCGAAATTGCCAGTGTCAGCGGTGCCCATTCAGGCGCGCTGTTGCTGATCGATAAAAAGCTGCCACCACTGTTCGCGGCGACGCCCAACATTGTGGATACTGTGGCAGAGTTCGCCTCTAACCCGCTCTGGTACGACAACCGTCCCGCACAACGTCTGCGCAGCCTTAATCATGCCGGCTTCCTTGAGCGTGCCCATTTTTGGCACGATGACGAACGCAATGGCGACAACCCTCACCACACCAACATGATCAAGATTGGCGCTGACTGGCAGGTTGGAAGCGTGGTCGACATGCCGGACGGCGAAATGGCGCTGTTTACCTTCGAGCGCCGCAGCGGCTTGGCTGACTTCAGTGCGGAAGAAATCGCTCTACTTGACAGCTTCCGCCCCCACCTGGCACGGGCGAGCTTCCTGGCGACGCGGCTGAAGCTCGAGCGAGCTCAGACCAATGTCATAGGCATGAACGCTCTAGGCATTCCGGCCAGCGTGGTTACGTCTTCGGGCGTCGTCCTGGCGTCCAATGCGCTGTTTGAGGAGCTTGGCGATGTGTTGCGACCCGCCGCGTTCGGCCGCCTCGTTGCTAAGGACCGCCAGACCGACCGATTGCTGCAAGCAGCCCTGCCTGGCCCGTTTGATCACGTCCATCCAGAGGTGCGGTCGTTCCCAATGAGGCGCCAGCACACGGGGTCAGCACTGGTGATCCATGTCATTCCCCTGCAACGCTCGGCCAGCGACATATTCGATAGCGGCGCGGCAATGGTTGCAGTCACGGGGTATTCAGTGACAGGCAATGTGCCGTCCAACTCGGTCCTGCGAGGGCTATTTGATCTGTCGGCCGCCGAAGCTGGTGTGGCAACCGACTTATCATCGGGGCTGACGCTCAACGAAGTCGCATCTCAGCGCCGTGTTTCACTTTCGACCGTGCGCACTCATCTGGCGCAGATCTTTAGAAAGACCGGGACCAATCAGCAGGGGCAACTGATCGCCTTGCTCAAGGGCGTTAGTGGCTATCCAAGCAGTTCAGCAGACTGA
- a CDS encoding LuxR C-terminal-related transcriptional regulator yields MRHQHTGSALVIHVIPLQRSASDIFDSGAAMVAVTGYSVTGNVPSNAVLRGLFDLSAAEAGVATDLSSGLPLNEVASQRRVSLSTVRTHLAQIFRKTGTNQQGQLIALLKGVSGYPSSSAD; encoded by the coding sequence ATGAGGCACCAGCACACGGGGTCAGCACTGGTGATCCATGTCATTCCCCTGCAACGCTCGGCCAGCGACATATTCGATAGCGGCGCGGCAATGGTTGCAGTCACGGGGTATTCAGTGACAGGCAATGTGCCGTCCAACGCGGTCCTGCGAGGGCTATTTGATCTGTCGGCCGCCGAAGCTGGTGTGGCAACCGACTTGTCATCGGGGCTGCCGCTCAACGAAGTCGCATCTCAGCGCCGTGTTTCACTTTCGACCGTGCGCACTCATCTGGCGCAGATCTTTAGAAAGACCGGGACCAATCAGCAGGGGCAACTGATCGCCTTGCTCAAGGGCGTTAGTGGCTATCCAAGCAGTTCAGCAGACTGA
- a CDS encoding type ISP restriction/modification enzyme, producing MSDERGAEVLGRAVDVYLNDATFWRGVPEAVWNYHIGGYQILKKWLSYREETILGRPLVKDEAREFTAMVRRISAIVLMTDVLDSNYMAVRDASIALSTANPVSVPQIEDPQATGAESAPI from the coding sequence ATGAGCGACGAGCGTGGCGCGGAAGTTCTCGGTCGTGCCGTGGACGTGTATCTGAACGATGCTACGTTCTGGCGGGGCGTACCTGAGGCCGTGTGGAATTACCACATCGGCGGCTATCAAATCCTCAAAAAATGGCTGTCCTACCGCGAAGAAACAATCTTGGGCCGGCCATTGGTGAAAGACGAAGCGCGTGAATTCACAGCGATGGTGAGGAGGATTAGCGCCATCGTCCTGATGACTGACGTGTTGGATTCCAACTACATGGCGGTCCGCGACGCTTCTATCGCACTGTCCACCGCCAATCCGGTGTCTGTGCCTCAGATTGAAGATCCTCAGGCGACCGGCGCTGAGAGCGCGCCAATATAA
- a CDS encoding EamA family transporter: MLTGLCIASYTLVDGLGARQVGSVMGFAVWLTIGDGLLTFPIAWPRKSREITAVLKHQWKSSMLAGSMQVVSYWMIIWAMALAPIGAVSALRETSVLFAALISTFVLKEGYGAWRFVSAGMIACGVWLTRYKL; encoded by the coding sequence TTGCTCACCGGGCTCTGCATTGCGTCCTACACCCTGGTGGACGGCCTTGGGGCCCGGCAAGTAGGTTCGGTGATGGGCTTCGCGGTCTGGCTTACCATCGGCGATGGATTGCTGACCTTCCCGATTGCCTGGCCCCGGAAATCCAGGGAAATCACGGCAGTCCTGAAACACCAGTGGAAGTCCTCAATGCTGGCGGGCAGCATGCAGGTCGTATCCTATTGGATGATCATATGGGCAATGGCACTGGCGCCCATCGGCGCGGTGTCGGCGCTTCGGGAAACGAGCGTGCTGTTCGCAGCCCTGATTTCGACATTCGTGCTGAAGGAGGGCTACGGTGCCTGGCGTTTCGTTTCCGCCGGCATGATCGCCTGCGGCGTTTGGCTGACCCGCTACAAACTTTGA
- a CDS encoding aminoglycoside phosphotransferase family protein, which translates to MTPHPDEISIDDAFVCGLLRAQAPQWANLPVRRIASSGTDNAIFRLGDNLAIRLPRRPSAVAILSKELDWLPHLQGLPLEVPVLQFRGWSERGFDFGNFNWMEGEVASPDCVADWQGAATSLADFLQALHLKDTNGAPPAGERNSRRGIVLGELTEAIRPAIDIVADEIAARRAHALWDEACTAELLGKAVWLHGDLKADNLIVRDGVLRGVIDWGLSAVGDPAADYATAWFWVDPSARDVFRNRLNLDESDWLRSQGWALYGAVIALSYYRGGKNEALCRQSRLTLSRLGLLV; encoded by the coding sequence ATGACACCACATCCCGACGAAATCTCCATTGACGATGCATTTGTGTGTGGCTTGCTCAGAGCACAGGCGCCCCAATGGGCGAACCTGCCGGTTCGCCGCATCGCCTCGTCCGGAACGGACAACGCCATCTTCCGGCTTGGCGACAACCTGGCGATCAGGTTGCCGCGGCGACCTTCTGCGGTGGCCATTCTTTCAAAGGAACTTGACTGGCTTCCGCATCTTCAAGGCTTACCCCTCGAAGTGCCGGTGCTGCAATTTCGCGGCTGGTCAGAACGTGGTTTCGACTTCGGCAACTTCAACTGGATGGAAGGTGAGGTGGCGTCCCCCGATTGTGTGGCTGACTGGCAGGGGGCGGCTACCAGCCTGGCCGATTTCCTCCAGGCACTGCACTTGAAGGACACCAACGGCGCGCCACCGGCTGGCGAGCGTAACAGCAGGCGGGGGATCGTGCTTGGCGAGCTGACCGAGGCTATCCGGCCAGCAATTGACATCGTTGCCGACGAGATAGCGGCTCGTCGCGCCCATGCTCTTTGGGACGAGGCCTGCACCGCAGAGTTACTGGGAAAGGCAGTTTGGCTACACGGTGATCTGAAGGCTGACAACCTGATCGTCCGAGATGGTGTTTTGCGGGGCGTGATCGATTGGGGACTATCCGCCGTGGGCGATCCTGCCGCCGACTATGCGACAGCATGGTTCTGGGTCGACCCTTCGGCTCGTGACGTGTTCCGGAACAGGCTCAATCTTGATGAGAGCGATTGGCTGCGGTCGCAGGGCTGGGCCCTATATGGCGCGGTTATTGCCCTGAGTTACTATCGGGGTGGCAAGAATGAAGCACTCTGCCGTCAATCACGACTGACGCTTTCAAGGCTGGGGTTGCTGGTCTAG
- a CDS encoding FadR/GntR family transcriptional regulator — MSITREAPEQTSGYDRIVGFLREQLLSGELKTGDILLPERELAVRLGVSRPVLREALRALAMIGAVEIRHGVGTVVRKPDVSTLGDFFTFALAQQADVIDDIMEARVAIEHHAIRLACDRATQNDLDRIAQCLTQIVETINDPEAGGQADFDFHEAIVRAARSPTLTSLYTSIATLMRRSHLDRRKQITSVDGFESFLVDHHRLIYEAIVQRDPAKADDLLRRHFQIGGEFRRRAADAQISALPSFNRPV; from the coding sequence ATGTCGATTACGAGAGAAGCGCCTGAGCAGACCAGCGGCTATGATCGCATTGTGGGCTTTTTGCGGGAGCAACTGCTCTCCGGGGAGCTCAAGACCGGCGACATTCTTTTGCCCGAGCGGGAGCTCGCGGTGCGGCTTGGTGTCAGTCGTCCGGTGCTGCGCGAGGCATTGCGCGCGCTCGCTATGATTGGGGCCGTGGAGATCCGGCACGGCGTCGGCACGGTGGTCAGAAAGCCCGACGTGTCCACGCTGGGCGATTTCTTCACCTTCGCCCTGGCCCAGCAGGCCGATGTCATCGATGACATCATGGAGGCGCGCGTCGCCATAGAGCATCACGCCATTCGCCTGGCCTGTGATCGCGCGACTCAGAACGATCTCGATCGCATTGCGCAGTGCCTGACGCAGATCGTGGAAACCATCAACGATCCCGAGGCCGGTGGGCAGGCGGACTTCGATTTCCACGAGGCCATTGTCCGGGCCGCGCGCTCGCCCACCCTGACCAGTCTTTATACATCCATCGCGACGCTGATGCGGCGCTCGCATCTGGATCGCCGCAAGCAGATTACTTCGGTGGATGGGTTCGAGAGCTTCCTCGTTGATCATCACCGTCTGATCTACGAGGCAATCGTTCAGCGCGACCCTGCCAAGGCCGACGATTTGCTCCGTCGCCATTTTCAAATCGGCGGCGAGTTCCGTCGCCGCGCCGCAGACGCGCAGATCTCCGCGCTGCCGTCTTTTAACCGACCTGTCTAA
- the rpiB gene encoding ribose 5-phosphate isomerase B gives MHIIIGSDHAGFRLKQELLPELNKSGIEIEDVGSFDPDPVDFPDIAWAVCQKVRSTPGSRGLLVCGTGVGAVIAANKIKGIRAAVCHDAHSAHQSVEHDDVNVMCLGAQIVGPWLAIDLINAFLAAEFVTDPDFVRRVDKLAALEQTE, from the coding sequence GTGCATATTATTATTGGTAGTGACCACGCTGGCTTTCGTCTCAAGCAAGAGCTTCTCCCCGAGCTCAACAAGTCGGGTATCGAGATCGAAGACGTCGGCAGCTTTGATCCTGACCCCGTCGATTTTCCCGATATTGCCTGGGCGGTTTGCCAGAAGGTGCGCTCCACGCCGGGTAGCCGTGGCCTTCTGGTGTGCGGCACCGGTGTTGGCGCCGTGATCGCAGCCAACAAGATCAAGGGAATCCGTGCCGCGGTCTGCCATGATGCCCATTCGGCCCACCAGTCGGTCGAGCACGACGATGTCAACGTCATGTGCCTGGGCGCCCAGATCGTCGGCCCCTGGTTGGCGATCGATCTGATCAACGCCTTCCTTGCGGCAGAATTTGTCACCGACCCCGATTTCGTGCGTCGCGTCGACAAGCTTGCGGCACTCGAACAGACCGAGTGA
- a CDS encoding amino acid ABC transporter permease, with protein sequence MSINFLPIFASWQMLLDGAWLTVQLAVATTITGFLIGTLCAIARRSSYKAAATIAAIYVEAIRNTPFVVQIFLVYFGLSTLGFKFSAVTVAIVALTINVGAYTAEIMRAGFESIHKGQWEAAETLGLNKAQQYWHVALRPAMERVYPSLSSQFILLMLASSVTSQISAEELTAAANFIQSETYRPFEAYVTIAVIYVALSLVMRVAFLFVGKALFPRQRRLGTHL encoded by the coding sequence ATGTCGATCAACTTTCTCCCGATCTTTGCAAGCTGGCAGATGCTGCTCGACGGTGCCTGGCTGACAGTGCAATTGGCTGTGGCGACCACGATCACCGGTTTTCTCATTGGAACGCTGTGCGCCATTGCGCGCCGGTCGAGCTACAAAGCAGCGGCTACCATCGCAGCCATCTATGTTGAGGCCATCCGCAACACGCCCTTCGTGGTGCAGATTTTCCTCGTTTATTTCGGGCTGTCGACTCTCGGCTTCAAGTTCTCCGCAGTCACCGTCGCCATCGTGGCCCTGACGATCAATGTTGGCGCCTACACCGCCGAGATCATGCGCGCCGGCTTTGAATCCATCCACAAGGGTCAGTGGGAAGCTGCCGAAACGCTGGGGCTCAACAAGGCACAGCAATATTGGCATGTCGCGCTGCGCCCCGCGATGGAGCGGGTTTATCCCTCGCTCTCGAGCCAGTTCATTCTGCTGATGCTGGCTTCATCGGTGACCTCCCAGATTTCGGCCGAGGAGCTGACTGCGGCCGCCAATTTCATCCAGTCCGAGACCTATCGGCCCTTTGAAGCCTATGTGACCATCGCAGTGATCTATGTCGCGCTCTCGCTCGTAATGCGCGTCGCCTTCCTCTTCGTCGGCAAAGCCCTGTTCCCGCGCCAGCGCCGGCTTGGCACCCATCTTTAG
- a CDS encoding amino acid ABC transporter permease codes for MTSSFNPGHFKFLLDGAFWTLVLSLMAFVGGGLIGFAVALARISPLKTVRYLATGYVQLVQGTPLLVIMFVTYFGLPQLGISVAPMVAAGLSMTIYVSAYLGEIWRGSIQSVPKAQWEAAECLALNRTERMFKVILPQAVRIAIPPTVGFSVQIVKNTSLAYVVGFVELTRAGQLINNSIFQPLPVYLSVAALYFCLCFPISALSRRLEKRLA; via the coding sequence ATGACGTCCTCTTTCAATCCTGGCCACTTCAAGTTTCTGCTCGATGGCGCGTTCTGGACCCTGGTCCTGTCGCTGATGGCGTTTGTCGGCGGGGGGCTGATCGGGTTTGCCGTAGCGCTGGCCCGCATCTCGCCGCTCAAGACGGTCAGATACCTGGCCACCGGCTATGTGCAGCTGGTTCAGGGCACGCCGCTGCTGGTGATCATGTTCGTCACCTATTTCGGCCTGCCCCAGCTCGGCATTTCGGTGGCGCCCATGGTGGCAGCCGGCTTGTCGATGACCATCTATGTTAGCGCCTATCTTGGCGAAATCTGGCGCGGCTCGATCCAGTCCGTTCCCAAGGCGCAGTGGGAAGCCGCGGAGTGCCTGGCACTCAACCGGACCGAACGCATGTTCAAGGTTATCCTGCCACAAGCCGTGCGCATCGCCATTCCACCGACGGTCGGCTTTTCCGTGCAGATCGTCAAGAACACCTCCCTGGCCTATGTGGTTGGCTTTGTTGAGCTCACCCGCGCCGGCCAGTTGATCAACAACTCCATTTTCCAGCCGCTGCCCGTCTATCTGAGTGTGGCAGCACTCTATTTCTGCCTGTGCTTCCCGATTTCGGCGCTGAGCCGCCGATTGGAAAAGCGCCTGGCCTAA
- a CDS encoding amino acid ABC transporter ATP-binding protein, with product MPIVILDDVKKSFGSVDVLRGVSFAVEKGQVLALIGASGSGKSTALRCIDRLETIDSGRIEVCGHRLENPKLSLRDLRLDVGIVFQSYNLFPHLTIEQNIMLGPTTVKKLKKADAREIARDVLTKVGLEHKANDFPEQLSGGQQQRAAIARSLAMQPQVMLFDEVTSALDPKLTGEVLRVIESLADSGMTMIMVTHEMNFARKIADKVVFMHQGLVHEQGDASILSKPETAALQDFVSNEL from the coding sequence ATGCCGATCGTCATTCTGGACGATGTGAAGAAAAGTTTCGGCTCGGTGGACGTCCTGCGTGGCGTTTCTTTTGCGGTCGAGAAGGGGCAGGTCCTTGCGCTGATTGGCGCCAGCGGCTCGGGCAAGAGCACGGCCTTGCGCTGCATTGACCGGCTCGAGACCATCGATTCGGGCCGCATCGAGGTGTGCGGGCACCGTTTGGAAAACCCCAAGCTCAGCCTGCGCGACCTGCGCCTCGACGTTGGGATCGTCTTTCAGAGCTACAACCTCTTCCCGCATTTGACCATCGAGCAGAACATCATGCTTGGGCCCACCACGGTCAAGAAGCTCAAAAAGGCCGATGCCCGCGAGATCGCTCGCGACGTGCTCACCAAGGTCGGCCTCGAGCATAAGGCCAATGACTTTCCCGAACAGCTCTCAGGGGGGCAGCAGCAGCGTGCCGCCATCGCCCGCTCCCTGGCCATGCAACCGCAGGTCATGTTGTTCGACGAAGTCACCTCCGCGCTCGACCCAAAATTGACCGGTGAGGTGCTGCGCGTGATCGAAAGCCTCGCCGACAGTGGCATGACCATGATCATGGTCACCCACGAGATGAACTTCGCCCGCAAGATCGCGGACAAGGTGGTGTTCATGCACCAGGGCCTTGTTCACGAGCAAGGCGACGCGTCGATCCTGTCCAAGCCCGAAACCGCTGCGCTCCAGGACTTCGTCTCCAACGAGCTTTGA